In Felis catus isolate Fca126 chromosome A2, F.catus_Fca126_mat1.0, whole genome shotgun sequence, the following proteins share a genomic window:
- the LOC101082481 gene encoding olfactory receptor 2F1-like produces MRRDNLTWESEFVLLGLSSDRQTQAGLFVLFAAAYLLTLLGNGLIILLIGLDARLHLPMYFFLCNLSVVDICYTSSGVPQMLVHFLLEKKTISFTRCGTQLFFSLALGGTEFLLLAAMAYDRYVAVCDPLRYVAVMSPRCCTGLAAVSWLVGLVNSTVETVVTMRLPTCGHHVLNHVACETLALVRLACVDITLNQVVMLASSVVVLLVPCCLVSLSYTYIVAAILRIRSTGGRRKAFGTCASHLTVVSMSYGMALVTYMQPHSTASAEQDKVVTLFYAVMTPMLNPLIYSLRNNEMKAALSRVLMRSSESKL; encoded by the coding sequence ATGAGGAGGGACAACCTGACCTGGGAAAGTGAGTTTGTCCTCCTGGGGCTCTCCAGCGACAGGCAGACCCAGGCTGGACTCTTTGTCCTGTTTGCGGCTGCCTATCTGCTGACCCTGCTGGGCAACGGGCTCATTATCCTCCTGATCGGGCTGGACGCGCGGCTGCACCtgcccatgtacttcttcctctgcAACCTCTCAGTGGTGGACATCTGCTACACCTCTAGTGGGGTCCCCCAGATGCTGGTGCACTTCCTCCTGGAGAAGAAGACCATCTCcttcacccgatgtgggactcagcTCTTCTTCTCACTGGCCCTGGGGGGTACCGAGTTCCTGCTGCTGGCCGctatggcctatgaccgctacgtGGCTGTCTGTGACCCCCTGCGCTACGTGGCAGTGATGAGCCCGAGGTGCTGCACAGGCCTGGCAGCTGTCTCTTGGCTTGTAGGCCTGGTGAATTCTACAGTGGAGACGGTGGTCACCATGCGTCTGCCTACCTGTGGGCACCATGTGCTGAACCATGTGGCCTGTGAGACGCTGGCACTCGTCCGCCTGGCCTGCGTGGACATCACCCTCAACCAGGTGGTCATGCTGGCCTCCAGCGTGGTGGTGCTGCTGGTGCCATGCTGCCTCGTCTCACTGTCCTATACCTACATCGTGGCAGCCATCCTGCGGATCCGCTCCACTGGGGGACGCCGCAAGGCCTTCGGGACCTGTGCCTCCCACCTCACCGTGGTCTCCATGTCTTACGGGATGGCCCTGGTCACCTACATGCAGCCCCACTCCACAGCCTCAGCCGAGCAGGACAAGGTGGTGACGCTCTTTTATGCTGTGATGACCCCCATGTTGAATCCGCTCATCTACAGTCTACGGAACAACGAGATGAAAGCTGCTCTGAGTCGAGTTCTGATGAGGAGTTCTGAATCAAAACTTTAG